From the genome of Scytonema hofmannii PCC 7110, one region includes:
- a CDS encoding PDDEXK nuclease domain-containing protein — MSKPIPDDYKNLLIEVKQRIRSAQYEALKAVNKELIALYWDIGKMIVTRQQEASWGKSVVEQLARDLQAEFPGISGFSTRNIWNMRSFYVTYSQNEKLQPMVAEIGWTHNLVILEKCKDDLEREFYIRMTRKFGWTKNVLSHQIENKTYEKTLLNQTNFDKAVPEEIRDRAKLAVKDEYTFDFLELGDEYSERELERAILTRVQPFLQEMGGMFAFIGSQYRLEIDDEEYFIDIVLYHRNLKCLVAVELKIGKFLPEYVGKMQFYLAALDDKVKLPDENPSIGIILCKSKNKTIVEYALKESNKPIGVASYQIVSTVPQELQHQLPAPEQVAKLLEGIE, encoded by the coding sequence ATGAGCAAGCCAATTCCGGATGATTATAAAAACCTGCTAATTGAAGTAAAACAACGCATTCGTTCTGCTCAATATGAAGCACTGAAAGCTGTAAACAAAGAACTCATTGCCCTCTACTGGGATATTGGCAAGATGATAGTAACCCGTCAGCAGGAAGCTAGTTGGGGAAAATCAGTGGTAGAACAGTTAGCAAGGGATTTGCAGGCAGAGTTTCCTGGAATTAGTGGATTTTCTACCCGTAATATTTGGAATATGCGGAGTTTTTATGTTACTTACAGTCAGAACGAAAAACTGCAACCAATGGTTGCAGAAATTGGTTGGACTCATAATCTTGTCATTCTTGAAAAGTGTAAGGATGATTTGGAACGAGAGTTTTACATTAGAATGACTCGTAAGTTTGGTTGGACAAAGAACGTTTTGAGCCACCAAATTGAGAATAAAACTTATGAGAAAACCCTACTTAACCAAACTAATTTTGATAAAGCCGTACCAGAGGAAATACGCGATCGCGCAAAATTAGCAGTTAAAGATGAATATACGTTTGACTTTTTAGAATTAGGTGATGAATATAGTGAGCGGGAGCTAGAAAGGGCAATTCTGACAAGAGTGCAACCATTCTTACAAGAAATGGGAGGTATGTTTGCCTTTATTGGTAGTCAATATCGTTTAGAAATTGATGATGAGGAGTACTTTATAGATATTGTTCTATATCACCGTAATTTGAAATGTTTGGTAGCAGTAGAACTAAAGATTGGTAAGTTTTTGCCTGAGTATGTTGGTAAGATGCAGTTTTATTTAGCTGCTTTGGATGACAAGGTAAAGCTACCTGATGAAAACCCTTCAATTGGCATTATTCTTTGCAAATCTAAAAATAAAACGATTGTTGAGTATGCACTAAAAGAATCAAATAAACCAATTGGTGTGGCAAGTTATCAGATAGTTTCTACTGTACCTCAAGAACTTCAACATCAGCTTCCAGCACCAGAGCAGGTTGCCAAGTTATTGGAGGGAATTGAATGA
- a CDS encoding DUF433 domain-containing protein: MTRDNLLSRISIDPNICFGKPRICGHRIPVYLILDILAGGETIEEVLEGYPSIEREDVLACLAYGAEMSRDVFVEIPLSPEVQAGQEGIGEE, translated from the coding sequence GTGACTAGAGATAATTTGCTCTCCAGAATTTCCATTGACCCGAATATTTGTTTTGGCAAACCTCGTATTTGCGGACATCGCATCCCAGTTTATCTTATTCTCGATATTTTAGCTGGTGGCGAAACTATTGAAGAAGTTTTAGAAGGATACCCAAGTATTGAGCGAGAAGACGTGCTTGCTTGTCTTGCCTATGGTGCAGAAATGTCAAGGGATGTTTTTGTTGAAATTCCTTTGAGTCCAGAAGTTCAGGCTGGACAAGAGGGTATAGGTGAGGAGTAA
- the hepT gene encoding type VII toxin-antitoxin system HepT family RNase toxin has translation MRNIDWEIVLVRIRLIVKYCDSLEKFKSISLDEYLGDFDRQLIVERLIQLMVEAATDINKYLLLQLYEINPTTNFDSFSEAGQKGIITQNLADELAQSVGMRNILVYLYEDINSRIVFSVIPKALEQYRLYVQQVTAYLDSLEAEGWGTL, from the coding sequence ATGAGAAACATTGACTGGGAAATCGTTTTAGTTAGAATTCGGTTGATTGTAAAATATTGCGACAGTTTGGAAAAGTTTAAATCGATTAGTCTTGATGAGTATTTGGGTGATTTTGATCGGCAATTAATTGTTGAAAGACTCATACAACTCATGGTGGAAGCAGCAACAGATATTAATAAATATCTGTTACTACAGTTATATGAAATTAATCCAACTACAAACTTTGATTCTTTTAGTGAAGCTGGACAGAAAGGCATCATAACTCAAAATTTAGCAGATGAACTGGCACAATCTGTTGGAATGCGGAATATTTTAGTTTATCTGTATGAAGATATAAACAGCAGAATAGTATTTTCGGTTATTCCAAAGGCTTTGGAACAATATCGGTTATACGTACAGCAAGTTACAGCTTATCTTGATTCACTAGAGGCAGAAGGATGGGGAACCCTGTGA
- a CDS encoding FecR family protein: MTNDKCPRLQTMFRQFLLLLVMSLWGSVILLLPQKVSAVTPLTLAVIEELRNLVQLTPQNKPKRQARKSDAMIPGDGLSTGKASLAELRFNDGSRARIGQQAVFRFLPKTRNLRLSNGTALLLIRPGQGQTRINTPNAAAAIRGSALFVRYDPQTNTTIVGALTNSGIQVQNKNASQSQNLAAGQLIVVVKDRFQGLYDFDLRTFYETSNLVRGLDLTLKSGVPNLDPALASVQAETADAVATQQPLAGVGVMENLSIFGTITSSGDTSTHHNSDRIHNNVMRDHSPVENLLDTGQVLSNTDQDSGSKSGTQPDKNFGNGNPGNNNPGNGNPGNNNPVGNPGNGNPGNGNPGNGNPGNGNPGNGNPSNGNPGNGNPGNGNPGNNNPIGNPGNGNPGNDNPVGNPGNGNPGNGNPSNGNPGNDNPVGNPGNSNPGNGNPSNNNPAEN; this comes from the coding sequence ATGACGAATGACAAATGCCCGAGGCTGCAAACTATGTTCCGCCAGTTTTTGCTATTGCTAGTGATGAGTTTATGGGGAAGTGTTATTTTACTCTTGCCACAGAAGGTAAGCGCTGTGACTCCCCTGACACTAGCTGTCATTGAGGAACTCCGGAATCTAGTGCAACTTACACCACAAAACAAGCCGAAGCGTCAAGCACGCAAATCAGATGCTATGATTCCTGGAGATGGCTTGTCCACTGGTAAAGCTTCTTTGGCAGAATTGCGCTTCAATGATGGTTCTAGGGCGCGAATTGGACAACAGGCTGTTTTTCGGTTCTTACCAAAAACGCGAAATTTGAGACTTTCAAACGGGACTGCATTGTTGCTGATTCGACCAGGACAAGGGCAAACACGGATAAATACACCAAATGCTGCTGCCGCAATTCGTGGTTCCGCACTGTTTGTGCGCTACGATCCACAAACAAACACGACAATTGTTGGTGCATTGACAAATAGCGGTATTCAAGTCCAGAACAAGAATGCTTCTCAAAGCCAAAATCTGGCAGCTGGGCAACTCATAGTTGTAGTTAAAGATAGATTTCAGGGTTTATATGATTTTGACCTGAGAACTTTTTATGAAACGAGCAATTTGGTTCGGGGGCTGGATTTAACTCTTAAAAGTGGTGTACCGAATTTAGATCCAGCACTCGCTAGCGTTCAAGCTGAAACAGCGGATGCAGTCGCAACACAGCAGCCATTAGCGGGTGTGGGTGTGATGGAAAACTTATCTATTTTCGGGACAATAACTTCTTCTGGTGATACCTCGACTCATCACAACAGCGATCGCATTCACAACAATGTGATGAGAGACCATTCTCCTGTAGAGAACCTGTTAGACACAGGACAAGTTTTGTCAAATACTGATCAAGATAGCGGTTCTAAATCTGGTACTCAGCCTGATAAGAATTTTGGTAACGGCAACCCAGGTAATAATAATCCGGGTAATGGCAATCCAGGCAACAATAATCCAGTTGGCAATCCCGGTAACGGTAACCCAGGTAATGGCAATCCTGGTAATGGCAATCCCGGTAATGGCAATCCCGGTAACGGTAACCCAAGTAATGGCAATCCCGGTAACGGTAACCCCGGTAACGGTAATCCCGGTAACAACAATCCAATTGGCAATCCTGGTAATGGCAATCCTGGTAACGACAATCCAGTTGGTAATCCCGGTAATGGCAATCCCGGTAACGGTAACCCAAGTAATGGCAATCCCGGTAACGACAATCCAGTTGGTAATCCCGGTAACAGTAACCCAGGTAATGGCAATCCCAGCAACAATAATCCAGCAGAAAATTAG
- a CDS encoding DUF433 domain-containing protein: protein MDEQKLLERITVNPKIFGGKGFPRNKLSILWNGRPRPFYISGGRDARTTRESCIFFYLEVPKPIIRGHRLAVEHILGMLATGDTIETLLEGYPWLEREDLMACLVYARQLT, encoded by the coding sequence ATGGACGAGCAAAAACTTTTAGAAAGAATTACAGTTAATCCCAAAATATTTGGAGGTAAGGGATTTCCAAGAAATAAATTATCCATCTTGTGGAACGGGCGTCCTCGCCCGTTCTATATTAGTGGCGGGCGGGACGCCCGCACCACAAGAGAAAGTTGTATATTTTTTTATTTGGAAGTCCCTAAGCCGATTATTCGAGGTCATCGTCTAGCCGTTGAGCATATTTTAGGGATGCTGGCTACAGGTGATACTATTGAAACTCTGCTAGAGGGTTATCCCTGGTTAGAAAGGGAAGACTTAATGGCTTGTTTAGTCTACGCACGACAATTAACTTAA
- the mntA gene encoding type VII toxin-antitoxin system MntA family adenylyltransferase antitoxin: protein MSTPTIEEIEKLAQQLPEKIPYLKMLVLFGSRATGKTHTQSDWDFAVLFNEEDRKSHIKDNDWGWFEVPLILGKSFGIDPEKIDVVELNNSSWLVAHFVARDGILLYEKDPGGYEYFRSTSLRPESEMKKFRQEQRQLIEMALKKWGL from the coding sequence ATGAGCACACCAACAATTGAAGAGATTGAAAAACTTGCCCAACAGTTGCCTGAAAAAATTCCTTATCTCAAAATGTTAGTTTTGTTTGGCTCTAGAGCTACTGGCAAAACTCATACTCAAAGTGACTGGGATTTTGCCGTACTTTTCAATGAAGAAGACCGAAAGTCACATATAAAGGATAATGATTGGGGGTGGTTTGAAGTTCCTCTCATTCTTGGGAAATCGTTTGGAATAGATCCCGAAAAAATTGATGTAGTAGAACTGAATAATTCTTCCTGGTTAGTAGCCCATTTTGTTGCTCGTGATGGTATTCTTCTTTATGAGAAAGATCCAGGAGGATATGAATATTTTCGGAGCACTTCATTAAGACCAGAGTCAGAAATGAAGAAATTTCGCCAAGAGCAACGCCAGCTTATCGAAATGGCATTGAAAAAGTGGGGACTATGA